The window GTTTGCTCTGGGCTCGGCACTCCTttgttaccaaaaaaaaatatatagtaatttatttattaatttttatataattattttttttgataaataatttttatataattataaaactttCATTTAGAATGATAGAAtttgatttattaaaaaaaaaaatgaaaaatatattaaaacttataaaattACGAGACATATAGAAAcctatttaaattattaatgtgaacttttttattttcaataaacttTACagctataatttttaaaaaatttattaaaattcataataatatttaatattaatttcaagatataatatttttatactaaaataaaaaataaaaatttaaaagaataaataataaattttttatatagatttaaaaTATTGGTGTATATATACTACTTCATATAACAAATAGACgcagaaataaagagttgattaggCTTATTCCGTTCACAATCACAGGTTTATGTTTGTTGTTAAATAATGATTTAACAAtcacatgtttatgtttgttgTTTATgctagttgattttttttttttttttttttgttaaaagcaaatatttggaatttttaacaattattttttGTCTTTTGTTTAGAATTAGAAGGAAAAAGAACAGTTTCGGAAAATTGAAACAACTAACAGTATAATAAGTAAATTggtttaagattttttttttccttaaaagAAACAGTATAATAAGTAAACACATAGATACCTACATTTAACTTCCAAAgtaaaatacttaaaaaaaagaagaaaaaaaagtgaATGGATACTCCATATCTAATATAAGGAACAAACGGACTAAAATTAAGGTCCATGGTAATAGCGTGCACCTTCATCTAGAACAGCAACCAAAGCCCATCAAATCTCAAAGATCAGTAACACGTGCAAATGTTATATTATACATCTGAATTCTTAATTATATGGGCATTGTCTCTTAAATATGTAGACCATTATATTAAAGGAGGCCCACACCAAATCTCCTACTAGCTAAATCACACCGTACATTTGCCAATCCGATCCTTGATTTTTCAAGATCAAATTCCATCCACATATTCTGCTGCTGATGATGTCCAATCACATACGCCTCTACACCCAACAAATCTGAGTTCCCAAACGACAAGCAATGCACTGAATCATTCCCTCTTATTTCGCCCGGTACACGATACAACACCTTCTCATCCGATACTTTCATTTCGGCTCCCTCAAACATTAAACTCACCGTTGGTAACCGGGGCAATACCCGTTGGTTTATCGGGACCCGGTAACATAAATCCATTGCTCCCTGGAATACGAAATTCGGATCCTCTAAAACCGTTAATACTCCGGTTGTTTGATTCAAAAACTCTGTTCTTAAAGCTGTGTAAACCGGTCCGAGTAAGAATGTGAACTGGGTGCCCGAGTCAACCATGGTTTGACCCGCTCCAGTATGGTCCGGTTCGAATACTGATTTCGGTATCGGGAGCAATTTATCGGATACTTTAACTCCTTCAAGCTGAACTGTGTAAGCAACCCGATCAAAATACGGCAATGGAGTTGAGATTTGGATCAACGGGGTGTAATTTAACGGCAACACAAAGGTAAAATTTGATTCACCGAGAAGTAATAGGCCGGAGAAATCCGAACCGGAAATGCAATAAGAGAATTTCGTGAATCCCATTTGAGAAACAAAAGAGAGTGACCCACGATTCATACCCATTAAACCGGTGTTCTTAGAGTCTTCATCGGAGTTAGAACTGAAACCCGAATCCATGCAGCCGAAAACCGTGTCCGATATATCAGAATCGGAGCTTCCCATGTGGAAAGTATCGGAAGCGAGATTTCCctcggaagaagaagaatcagcGTAAGAAAGAATGGCGTGGCAGAGGTTGTTGGAGTCACACGAAACGGGTATGGTGAAGTCTTGGGTCTGGTTAGTACATGTTGAGGAAGAACATGGAATGGGTTTATAAGAAAGGGATCGGGTCGGGTCAAATACGTATGGAAAACCGGTGGTTTTGTTGCAATGAAGCCAGCTGAGTTCGCTGCCGGTGTCAATGACCATAGATACATTCTGCGGCGGAGTTCCGACGGAGAGAGAAACAGTGAGACTGACATTGTGGTGAAAAGGAAGTTTACTCGGAGATCTCGGAATTGAACCGGAAGGGATGACCTGAGTTTTGAGAGGGAAAATCAGCATTGTtgaagtagaagaagaagaagaaaaccagAGATGTGATTCTAAAAAGAGAAGCATTAAGGAAATGCAGAAAAGATATTTGAATAATGGGTTAATGTAGGTTGTTTCATTCATGGTGAGTTAATTAAGTGAGAGAAAGTGAAGCTTCTTTTATTATGAAAGTGTTAACGGTTTAGTGAGAAAgtaggaaagaatttgagaaaggaataaaaagaaaagagatgGGGTTTTttgtgggtaaattacacatatGTActttgaactttactcattttagcATTATGGCCATTGGACTTCAATTTTTAATGGTACGGTTgttgaattttacatttttttttaacattagtAATCATTCAACGTCTCAAAACAACCATtcacggtctcaaaataaacaatttgaagagttaatcatacaacaacaacaacaaagtcttggttccgaaatgattcgggacgGCTAatatgaaccatcatataaaatcgtgaaatcaaaTCGTGTCAGCGATATaatttgaagagttaatgatatttgaagtaattttaattcttaaagaTTTTCGCTTTGAGGTCATTTATGATTTATGTGtcgtttggttaggagagatagTTAAtttgagagagaaaactccaaaaaatatGGTTTTATGATAAATGTAATTCTggacaattttaattcttaaatattttcattttgagatagTCAACGGTTATTTTGGGGAGCTAGCTAAAATATTGTCATCAATATTAAAAAAGTGTAACGTTCAGTAATCATGCATTTAAAAGTTGAAgctcaataattataatattaaagtttagtggttctttatgtaatttacccgggTTTTTTTATAGGAAACTTTGGAAGTTGGTGATGATCAATGGCATAGAAACTTCTGTGGTTGTGTCGGAAAAAGAGTTAGATCTACagatgttgagtaagttaaaaCGTATCGTTTTTTGAACTTCACTTTGAATGAAGAGAGAGACTTCCTTTTTTTTCCTAGTTTTACTATTCTACGACAATATTCAagtttgaattttaaattactatttaaaaaaatactatCAATTTACGATAAGCATGCATCAGTTTAGCTAAATCTCTTGGCTCTGGGCGGCTGCACTCCAAACCTATATCTAGGATCCGTCCTGACGAAAATCACTAATATAATGAGGCATATCACAATTATACTTTCcataaaagtgaaaaaaaaaacaatgggtaaattacactaatggcaattgaactttactcattttaacattgtggtcactGAAATTTCATTTTTAACGGTATGGTCACAGAACTTGATTtcttttaacaccggtggctattgaactttaactaattcctcaaaatgaccggtaacgacctcaaaatgaaaatattcaataattaaagttgttcggaacgatatttacaatgaaaccatatatttttattttccaaaatcacatttttttagctttctctctctaaaaattcacccTCGCTTCCTCCTAATcaaaaaacacctaaatgacctcaaaacgaaagttttcaagaattaatgttacttagaatatcattaactcttcgaattttttattttgaggccatcaacggtcattttgaCACGTTGAGTGGCCACTGATGTTAAAAACTGTAATGTTCAATgaccatactgttaagaattgaagtttagtgaccaCAGTGttaaataggtaaagttcagtggtcatgtgTGTAATTTACCTTAAAAAACTACAAATACAAAAGAAACTATTAAATCTATCGTAGTAGACCAatcaaaaaaattattcaataaagAAAAGCTATGAAGCACGGAAACATTCTTCAACCAGCGTTTCAACGTTTCACAAGATGTAGGAAACGGAAATGTCCGAAAATGGAAACGAAATGTTTCCAGGTACGTTTCTGTAATTATAGAAAATAACGCGTTTCCAAAATGTGAAAGTCTTTCACTGTCTAAACTCAAACAGTTCATATCTATTGCGATTATGAGGAAAAGAAAAACTGAAATTGGTTCATACCTATTGTGTTTAAACAAActctgatttcttcttcttccttcgaGTCTAGCAATTTCTTCTTCTATGAATCTGGTCTTGGTCGTTTTCTTTGAGTATAGTTTGGGTTGCAAACTCTaatagtgatctcttcttcttcgaatagcgatttct is drawn from Euphorbia lathyris chromosome 9, ddEupLath1.1, whole genome shotgun sequence and contains these coding sequences:
- the LOC136206081 gene encoding aspartic proteinase PCS1 isoform X2, with the translated sequence MVIDTGSELSWLHCNKTTGFPYVFDPTRSLSYKPIPCSSSTCTNQTQDFTIPVSCDSNNLCHAILSYADSSSSEGNLASDTFHMGSSDSDISDTVFGCMDSGFSSNSDEDSKNTGLMGMNRGSLSFVSQMGFTKFSYCISGSDFSGLLLLGESNFTFVLPLNYTPLIQISTPLPYFDRVAYTVQLEGVKVSDKLLPIPKSVFEPDHTGAGQTMVDSGTQFTFLLGPVYTALRTEFLNQTTGVLTVLEDPNFVFQGAMDLCYRVPINQRVLPRLPTVSLMFEGAEMKVSDEKVLYRVPGEIRGNDSVHCLSFGNSDLLGVEAYVIGHHQQQNMWMEFDLEKSRIGLANVRCDLASRRFGVGLL
- the LOC136206081 gene encoding aspartic proteinase PCS1 isoform X1 — encoded protein: MNETTYINPLFKYLFCISLMLLFLESHLWFSSSSSTSTMLIFPLKTQVIPSGSIPRSPSKLPFHHNVSLTVSLSVGTPPQNVSMVIDTGSELSWLHCNKTTGFPYVFDPTRSLSYKPIPCSSSTCTNQTQDFTIPVSCDSNNLCHAILSYADSSSSEGNLASDTFHMGSSDSDISDTVFGCMDSGFSSNSDEDSKNTGLMGMNRGSLSFVSQMGFTKFSYCISGSDFSGLLLLGESNFTFVLPLNYTPLIQISTPLPYFDRVAYTVQLEGVKVSDKLLPIPKSVFEPDHTGAGQTMVDSGTQFTFLLGPVYTALRTEFLNQTTGVLTVLEDPNFVFQGAMDLCYRVPINQRVLPRLPTVSLMFEGAEMKVSDEKVLYRVPGEIRGNDSVHCLSFGNSDLLGVEAYVIGHHQQQNMWMEFDLEKSRIGLANVRCDLASRRFGVGLL